The Zingiber officinale cultivar Zhangliang chromosome 9A, Zo_v1.1, whole genome shotgun sequence genome window below encodes:
- the LOC122018542 gene encoding uncharacterized protein LOC122018542 isoform X2, protein MRMAGIAEEEKAGIAEEETVATLASPLRRPWWRIRRGGDGGDTVRRLRRPRWTKNESIMMLEGKRAVEGRGRDPFVTMSTNRKWDAVSSYCRQKGTDRSPEQCRKRWGKLVTGYNKIRAWETRDAEASGESFWKMTNGQRKKLLLPGVYDDVLYRILEADKEFEVRAGEVGESIKKGEEEDDEDEAAFFAGGQNTTESGSFSDVNQANLTKKMPSPRESLNPFRRSLHVLRLQMISCQLMILKINHRRQEESTGKLQKMK, encoded by the exons ATGAGGATGGCGGGGATAGCGGAGGAGGAAAAGGCGGGGATAGCGGAGGAGGAGACGGTGGCGACACTTGCTTCCCCCCTGCGGCGACCATGGTGGAGGATCCGCAGAGGAGGAGACGGCGGCGACACTGTCCGCCGCCTGCGGAGACCAAGGTGGACGAAGAACGAGAGCATTATGATGTTAGAAGGGAAGCGGGCGGTGGAAGGGCGGGGCAGGGATCCCTTCGTCACCATGTCGACGAACAGGAAATGGGATGCTGTGTCATCCTACTGCCGCCAAAAGGGGACGGATCGGAGTCCGGAACAGTGTCGTAAGCGCTGGGGCAAACTGGTGACGGGTTACAACAAGATACGGGCGTGGGAGACGAGGGACGCTGAGGCCTCTGGCGAGTCCTTTTGGAAGATGACAAACGGACAAAGGAAGAAGCTGCTGCTGCCAGGCGTATATGACGACGTGCTATATCGCATCCTTGAGGCGGACAAGGAGTTTGAGGTCAGGGCCGGCGAAGTGGGAGAGAGCATAAAAAagggagaagaggaagatgacgaGGATGAGGCGGCGTTCTTCGCTGGGGGTCAAAATACAACCGAGAGTGGATCTTTCTCCGATGTCAACCAGGCGAATCTGACGAAGAAAATGCCGTCGCCG AGAGAAAGTTTGAACCCTTTCAGGAGGAGTTTACACGTCCTG AGATTGCAAATGATAAGCTGCCAGCTAATGATTCTGAAGATAAATCACCGCCGCCAGGAAGAGAGCACTGGCAAACTTCAGAAGATGAAGTAA
- the LOC122018542 gene encoding trihelix transcription factor ASR3-like isoform X1 — translation MRMAGIAEEEKAGIAEEETVATLASPLRRPWWRIRRGGDGGDTVRRLRRPRWTKNESIMMLEGKRAVEGRGRDPFVTMSTNRKWDAVSSYCRQKGTDRSPEQCRKRWGKLVTGYNKIRAWETRDAEASGESFWKMTNGQRKKLLLPGVYDDVLYRILEADKEFEVRAGEVGESIKKGEEEDDEDEAAFFAGGQNTTESGSFSDVNQANLTKKMPSPVTATLIAKRKFEPFQEEFTRPEIANDKLPANDSEDKSPPPGREHWQTSEDEVKKQQSL, via the exons ATGAGGATGGCGGGGATAGCGGAGGAGGAAAAGGCGGGGATAGCGGAGGAGGAGACGGTGGCGACACTTGCTTCCCCCCTGCGGCGACCATGGTGGAGGATCCGCAGAGGAGGAGACGGCGGCGACACTGTCCGCCGCCTGCGGAGACCAAGGTGGACGAAGAACGAGAGCATTATGATGTTAGAAGGGAAGCGGGCGGTGGAAGGGCGGGGCAGGGATCCCTTCGTCACCATGTCGACGAACAGGAAATGGGATGCTGTGTCATCCTACTGCCGCCAAAAGGGGACGGATCGGAGTCCGGAACAGTGTCGTAAGCGCTGGGGCAAACTGGTGACGGGTTACAACAAGATACGGGCGTGGGAGACGAGGGACGCTGAGGCCTCTGGCGAGTCCTTTTGGAAGATGACAAACGGACAAAGGAAGAAGCTGCTGCTGCCAGGCGTATATGACGACGTGCTATATCGCATCCTTGAGGCGGACAAGGAGTTTGAGGTCAGGGCCGGCGAAGTGGGAGAGAGCATAAAAAagggagaagaggaagatgacgaGGATGAGGCGGCGTTCTTCGCTGGGGGTCAAAATACAACCGAGAGTGGATCTTTCTCCGATGTCAACCAGGCGAATCTGACGAAGAAAATGCCGTCGCCGGTTACTGCTACGCTCATAGCAA AGAGAAAGTTTGAACCCTTTCAGGAGGAGTTTACACGTCCTG AGATTGCAAATGATAAGCTGCCAGCTAATGATTCTGAAGATAAATCACCGCCGCCAGGAAGAGAGCACTGGCAAACTTCAGAAGATGAAGTAAAAAAACAACAATCCTTGTAG
- the LOC122018542 gene encoding uncharacterized protein LOC122018542 isoform X4, with protein sequence MRMAGIAEEEKAGIAEEETVATLASPLRRPWWRIRRGGDGGDTVRRLRRPRWTKNESIMMLEGKRAVEGRGRDPFVTMSTNRKWDAVSSYCRQKGTDRSPEQCRKRWGKLVTGYNKIRAWETRDAEASGESFWKMTNGQRKKLLLPGVYDDVLYRILEADKEFEVRAGEVGESIKKGEEEDDEDEAAFFAGGQNTTESGSFSDVNQANLTKKMPSPRLQMISCQLMILKINHRRQEESTGKLQKMK encoded by the exons ATGAGGATGGCGGGGATAGCGGAGGAGGAAAAGGCGGGGATAGCGGAGGAGGAGACGGTGGCGACACTTGCTTCCCCCCTGCGGCGACCATGGTGGAGGATCCGCAGAGGAGGAGACGGCGGCGACACTGTCCGCCGCCTGCGGAGACCAAGGTGGACGAAGAACGAGAGCATTATGATGTTAGAAGGGAAGCGGGCGGTGGAAGGGCGGGGCAGGGATCCCTTCGTCACCATGTCGACGAACAGGAAATGGGATGCTGTGTCATCCTACTGCCGCCAAAAGGGGACGGATCGGAGTCCGGAACAGTGTCGTAAGCGCTGGGGCAAACTGGTGACGGGTTACAACAAGATACGGGCGTGGGAGACGAGGGACGCTGAGGCCTCTGGCGAGTCCTTTTGGAAGATGACAAACGGACAAAGGAAGAAGCTGCTGCTGCCAGGCGTATATGACGACGTGCTATATCGCATCCTTGAGGCGGACAAGGAGTTTGAGGTCAGGGCCGGCGAAGTGGGAGAGAGCATAAAAAagggagaagaggaagatgacgaGGATGAGGCGGCGTTCTTCGCTGGGGGTCAAAATACAACCGAGAGTGGATCTTTCTCCGATGTCAACCAGGCGAATCTGACGAAGAAAATGCCGTCGCCG AGATTGCAAATGATAAGCTGCCAGCTAATGATTCTGAAGATAAATCACCGCCGCCAGGAAGAGAGCACTGGCAAACTTCAGAAGATGAAGTAA
- the LOC122018542 gene encoding trihelix transcription factor ASR3-like isoform X3, with translation MRMAGIAEEEKAGIAEEETVATLASPLRRPWWRIRRGGDGGDTVRRLRRPRWTKNESIMMLEGKRAVEGRGRDPFVTMSTNRKWDAVSSYCRQKGTDRSPEQCRKRWGKLVTGYNKIRAWETRDAEASGESFWKMTNGQRKKLLLPGVYDDVLYRILEADKEFEVRAGEVGESIKKGEEEDDEDEAAFFAGGQNTTESGSFSDVNQANLTKKMPSPVTATLIAKIANDKLPANDSEDKSPPPGREHWQTSEDEVKKQQSL, from the exons ATGAGGATGGCGGGGATAGCGGAGGAGGAAAAGGCGGGGATAGCGGAGGAGGAGACGGTGGCGACACTTGCTTCCCCCCTGCGGCGACCATGGTGGAGGATCCGCAGAGGAGGAGACGGCGGCGACACTGTCCGCCGCCTGCGGAGACCAAGGTGGACGAAGAACGAGAGCATTATGATGTTAGAAGGGAAGCGGGCGGTGGAAGGGCGGGGCAGGGATCCCTTCGTCACCATGTCGACGAACAGGAAATGGGATGCTGTGTCATCCTACTGCCGCCAAAAGGGGACGGATCGGAGTCCGGAACAGTGTCGTAAGCGCTGGGGCAAACTGGTGACGGGTTACAACAAGATACGGGCGTGGGAGACGAGGGACGCTGAGGCCTCTGGCGAGTCCTTTTGGAAGATGACAAACGGACAAAGGAAGAAGCTGCTGCTGCCAGGCGTATATGACGACGTGCTATATCGCATCCTTGAGGCGGACAAGGAGTTTGAGGTCAGGGCCGGCGAAGTGGGAGAGAGCATAAAAAagggagaagaggaagatgacgaGGATGAGGCGGCGTTCTTCGCTGGGGGTCAAAATACAACCGAGAGTGGATCTTTCTCCGATGTCAACCAGGCGAATCTGACGAAGAAAATGCCGTCGCCGGTTACTGCTACGCTCATAGCAA AGATTGCAAATGATAAGCTGCCAGCTAATGATTCTGAAGATAAATCACCGCCGCCAGGAAGAGAGCACTGGCAAACTTCAGAAGATGAAGTAAAAAAACAACAATCCTTGTAG